AATAAATTTAATTTTAAATATTAAATTTAATTAATATGAAAATAAGAATGGGATTGTCCTTATTGGCAGGAATACTTTTATTTAATGTAAATGCTTTTTCTCAGGATCCTGATTTCTATATTTTTCTTTGCTTCGGACAGTCAAATATGGAAGGCAATGCAAGGTTTGAAGCACAGGACACAATGGTAGATAGCCGTTTTCAGGTTATGTCGACAGTCGATTGCCCTGATTTACACAGGACAAAAGGGAATTGGTATCCTGCTAAACCTCCATTATGCCGTTGCCACACAGGTTTGACTCCTGCCGATTATTTCGGCAGGACACTGGTGGCCAATTTGCCAAAAAATGTGAAAGTAGGCGTTATTAACGTTGCTGTTGGCGGTTGTAAGATTGAGCTGTTCGACAAGGATAATTATCAGTCGTATGTTTCAACTGCCCCGCAGTGGATGATTAACATGATTAAAGAGTATGACGGAAATCCTTATGCCCGCCTCGTGGAGATGGCTAAATTAGCTCAAAAGAAAGGCGTGATAAAAGGAATTTTATTACATCAGGGAGAATCTAACACGAATGA
This region of Bacteroidota bacterium genomic DNA includes:
- a CDS encoding sialate O-acetylesterase yields the protein MKIRMGLSLLAGILLFNVNAFSQDPDFYIFLCFGQSNMEGNARFEAQDTMVDSRFQVMSTVDCPDLHRTKGNWYPAKPPLCRCHTGLTPADYFGRTLVANLPKNVKVGVINVAVGGCKIELFDKDNYQSYVSTAPQWMINMIKEYDGNPYARLVEMAKLAQKKGVIKGILLHQGESNTNDTLWTEKVKGVYDNLIKDLNLDPASVPLLAGELVNADHQGACASMNNIIAKLPQTLPNSYVISSKGCPNAFDHLHFTAEGYRIIGKRYGMKMLSLLGYKVNE